A single window of Gossypium hirsutum isolate 1008001.06 chromosome A10, Gossypium_hirsutum_v2.1, whole genome shotgun sequence DNA harbors:
- the LOC107896362 gene encoding LOW QUALITY PROTEIN: E3 ubiquitin-protein ligase KEG (The sequence of the model RefSeq protein was modified relative to this genomic sequence to represent the inferred CDS: inserted 1 base in 1 codon), with the protein MKVPCCSVCQTRYNEEDRVPLLLQCGHGFCKECLSKMFSASPDTSLSCPRCRHVSLVGNSVQALKKNYGILALLNSNPNSVGSNSRNEFNCDYTNEEEDDDEEREDDDENGDFFEELAGGGRINRSTHASISGAGAAGCGPVIELTAHPEVKLVRKLEGEEKGGRAGVETWAAVVSGTHGRGGGRRCKHKVAVKKVGAMEGMDWEWVQGQLESLRRASMWCRNVCTFHGVVKLEQSSLGIVMDRCHGSIRSAMLNNGGRLTLEQVLRYAADIARGVAELHAAGVVCMNIKPSNLLLNASGHAVVSDYGLAAILKKPACQKAQTECDSSKIHSCMDCTMLSPHYAAPEAWEPVKKSLNLFWDDAIGISAESDAWSFGCTLVEMCTGSIPWAGLSADEIYRAVVKARKLPPQYASVVGVGLPRELWKMIGECLQFKPSKRPTFNAMLAIFLRHLQEIPRSPPASPDNGFVKFPGSNAVEPPPMSGLEVLPDDPNYLHQLVSEGDVSGLRDFLGKASSGNSGSSFSSIVEAQNADGQTALHLACRRGSAELVEAILEYAEANVDVLDKDXDPPLVFALAAGSPECVLALIRRGADVQSRLRDGFGPSVAHVCAYHGQPDCMRELLLAGADPNAVDDEGESVLHRAVAKKYTDCALVILEYGGCRSMAVLNSKNLTPLHLCVATWNVAVVKRWMEVASPDEIADAIEIPSLVGTALCMAATLKKNHEIEGRELVRILLAAGADPTAQDAQHGRTALHIAAMANDVELVKIILDAGVDVNIRNVHNTTPLHVALARGASSCIGLLLSSGADCNLQGDEGDNAFHIAADTAKMIRENLEWLIVMLGNPDAAVEVRNHGGKTLRDFLEALPREWISEDLMEALTNRGVQLSPTIYEVGDWVKFRRSVTTPTYGWQDATHKSVGFVQNVVDRDNLIVSFCSGEAHVLVNEVVKVIPLDRGQHVKLREDVKEPRFGWRGQSRDSIGTVLCVDDDGILRVGFPGASRGWKADPAEMERVEEFKVGDWVRIRPTLTTAKHGLGSVTPGSIGIVYCIRPDSSLLLDLSYLPNPWHCEPEEVEPVTPFRIGERVCVKRSVAEPRYAWGGETHHSVGRITEIETDGLLMIEIPNRPIPWQADPSDMERVEDFKVGDWVRVKASVPSPLYGWEDISRNSIGIIHSLEDDGDIGIAFCFRSKPFCCSVTDVERVPPFEVGQEVHVMPSVSQPRLGWSNETPATVGKISKIDMDGALNVKVDGRHSLWKVSPGDAERLSGFEVGDWVRSKPSLGTRPSYDWNTIGKESLAVVHSVQDTGYLELACCFRKGRWITHFLDVEKVPSYKVGQHVRFRAGIIEPRWGWRGVQSDSRGIVTSVHADGEVRVAFFGLPGMWRGDPADIEIEHMFEVGEWVQLRENASNWKSIVPGSIGVVQGIGYEGDEWDRNTFVAFCGEQERWTGPTSHLQRVETLIVGHKVRVKLSVKQPRFGWSGHSHRSIGTIAAIDADGKLRIYTPVGSKTWMLDPSEVELVKEQELCIGDWVRVRPSVSIPTHHWGEVTHSSIGVVHRMENGDLWVAFCFMERLWLCKASEMERVRPFKIGDSVKIWEGLVTPRWGWGMETHASKGQVVGVDANGKLRIKFQWREGRPWIGDPADVILDDSSSGTANTS; encoded by the exons atgaaGGTGCCTTGTTGTTCGGTTTGCCAAACGCGGTACAACGAGGAAGACAGAGTTCCTTTATTGCTTCAATGTGGGCATGGGTTTTGCAAAGAGTGTCTTTCCAAAATGTTCTCTGCTTCACCCGACACTTCCTTGTCTTGTCCCCGCTGCCGCCACGTGTCCCTTGTCGGAAACTCGGTTCAGGCTTTGAAGAAGAACTATGGGATTTTAGCCCTTCTTAATTCGAACCCCAACTCAGTTGGGTCGAACTCGAGGAACGAATTTAACTGCGATTACACTAATGAAGAAGAAGACGACGATGAAGAGAGGGAGGATGATGATGAAAATGGGGATTTTTTCGAAGAATTGGCGGGTGGTGGTCGGATTAACCGCAGTACCCACGCTTCGATCTCCGGTGCTGGTGCCGCTGGATGCGGGCCTGTGATTGAACTAACAGCTCATCCGGAAGTGAAGTTGGTTAGGAAGTTAGAAGGGGAAGAGAAGGGGGGAAGAGCTGGAGTGGAAACGTGGGCTGCAGTGGTTAGTGGGACCCACGGCAGGGGAGGAGGACGACGGTGTAAGCATAAGGTGGCGGTGAAGAAAGTGGGGGCAATGGAAGGGATGGATTGGGAATGGGTGCAAGGTCAACTTGAGAGTTTGAGGCGTGCATCAATGTGGTGTAGGAATGTTTGTACTTTCCATGGAGTTGTTAAGTTAGAACAAAGTAGTTTGGGGATCGTTATGGATAGGTGCCACGGGTCGATTAGATCGGCAATGTTGAACAATGGAGGGAGACTTACTTTGGAGCAAGTTCTAAG ATACGCAGCAGATATTGCACGAGGGGTGGCAGAACTTCATGCAGCAGGTGTTGTCTGTATGAATATAAAGCCATCTAACCTTCTTTTGAATGCAAGTGGTCATGCTGTTGTTTCTGATTATGGACTTGCTGCAATTCTGAAGAAACCTGCTTGCCAAAAAGCTCAAACAGAATGTGATTCCTCCAAGATTCATTCATGCATGGATTGCACTATGCTCAGCCCACATTATGCTGCCCCGGAGGCATGGGAACCAGTAAAGAAGTCACTGAATCTGTTCTGGGATGATGCAATAGGCATATCTGCAGAATCAGATGCTTGGAGTTTTGGTTGTACATTGGTGGAAATGTGCACTGGTTCCATCCC TTGGGCTGGTTTAAGTGCAGATGAGATCTATCGAGCTGTTGTTAAGGCTCGGAAATTGCCTCCTCAATATGCAAGTGTAGTCGGTGTTGGATTACCTAGGGAATTGTGGAAGATGATCGGAGAGTGCCTGCAGTTCAAACCATCAAAAAGACCAACATTTAATGCAATGTTAGCAATATTCCTTCGTCATTTGCAAGAGATACCACGCAGCCCTCCTGCAAGTCCTGATAA TGGCTTTGTCAAATTCCCTGGATCAAATGCTGTGGAGCCACCACCCATGTCTGGTTTGGAGGTTTTACCTGACGATCCTAACTATCTGCATCAACTTGTTTCTGAGGGGGATGTGAGTGGTTTGAG AGATTTTCTTGGAAAGGCTTCTTCTGGAAATAGTGGtagttcattttcttccattgtAGAAGCACAGAATGCTGATGGGCAAACTGCTCTCCACTTGGCCTGTAGACGAGGTAGTGCTGAACTAGTTGAAGCAATATTGGAGTACGCTGAGGCAAATGTGGATGTGTTGGATAAGG GGGATCCTCCTCTTGTTTTTGCTTTAGCAGCTGGATCCCCAGAATGTGTCCTTGCTCTCATTAGGAGAGGTGCTGATGTTCAGTCCAGGTTGAGGGATGGTTTTGGTCCGTCTGTTGCCCATGTTTGTGCTTATCATGGTCAACCTGACTGCATGCGC GAGTTGCTATTGGCTGGAGCTGACCCTAATGCGGTGGATGATGAAGGTGAATCTGTGCTTCATAGAGCTGTGGCCAAGAAATATACAGACTGCGCTCTTGTCATATTGGAATATGGGGGCTGCAGATCAATGGCTGTTTTGAATTCCAAAAATTTGAC ACCATTGCATTTGTGTGTGGCAACATGGAATGTGGCTGTTGTCAAAAGGTGGATGGAAGTTGCTTCCCCAGATGAAATTGCAGATGCAATTGAAATTCCCAGTCTTGTTGGGACTGCTTTGTGCATGGCAGCTACTCTaaagaaaaatcatgaaatag AGGGCAGGGAGCTGGTGAGAATATTGCTTGCTGCTGGGGCAGATCCCACTGCCCAAGATGCTCAACATGGGAGAACAGCGCTGCATATTGCTGCTATGGCTAATGATGTTGAATTGGTAAAA ATAATTCTTGATGCTGGAGTGGATGTGAACATTAGAAATGTGCACAATACAACTCCCCTACATGTAGCTTTGGCCCGAGGGGCATCATCATGTATTGGGTTGCTTTTATCTTCTGGGGCAGATTGTAATTTGCAG GGTGATGAAGGTGATAATGCTTTCCATATAGCAGCAGATACTGCAAAAATGATACGTGAGAACCTTGAATGGCTCATTGTTATGCTGGGGAATCCTGATGCTGCTGTTGAAGTTAGAAATCACGG TGGTAAGACATTACGAGACTTCTTGGAGGCACTTCCTCGTGAATGGATTTCTGAAGATCTGATGGAAGCACTAACAAATAGGGGAGTTCAACTGTCTCCTACAAT TTATGAAGTGGGTGATTGGGTGAAGTTTCGAAGAAGTGTCACTACACCTACTTATGGGTGGCAAGATGCAACCCATAAAAGTGTTGGCTTTGTGCAAAATGTGGTGGACAGAGACAATCTTATCGTGTCATTTTGTTCTGGGGAGGCTCATGTATTGGTAAATGAAGTTGTAAAAGTGATTCCGCTTGATAGAGGGCAGCATGTTAAGCTTAGAGAAGACGTCAAAGAGCCAAG GTTTGGCTGGCGTGGTCAATCACGTGACAGTATTGGAACCGTCTTATGTGTTGATGATGATGGGATTTTGCGTGTTGGCTTTCCTGGAGCTTCTAGAGGATGGAAAGCTGATCCTGCAGAAATGGAAAGAGTTGAAGAATTCAAGGTTGGGGATTGGGTTCGAATTCGTCCTACTCTTACTACGGCAAAGCATGGATTAGGATCTGTGACACCTGGGAGCATTGGTATAGTATACTGTATTAGACCGGATAGTAGCCTATTGCTGGACTTGAGCTATCTTCCGAATCCTTGGCATTGTGAACCAGAGGAGGTTGAGCCCGTAACTCCATTCAGG ATTGGGGAGCGGGTTTGTGTGAAGAGATCTGTTGCAGAACCACGATATGCTTGGGGTGGTGAGACCCATCATAGTGTTGGAAGGATTACTGAGATAGAGACTGATGGGCTTCTTATGATTGAAATACCAAATCGACCAATCCCATGGCAGGCTGATCCCTCTGACATGGAAAGAGTTGAGGATTTCAAG GTTGGTGATTGGGTTAGAGTAAAAGCTTCAGTTCCCTCCCCATTATATGGATGGGAGGATATTTCCCGCAACAGCATTGGTATAATTCATAGTTTAGAAGATGACGGTGATATTGGTATTGCTTTCTGCTTCCGAAGCAAGCCTTTTTGTTGCTCTGTCACTGATGTGGAGAGAGTGCCTCCTTTTGAAGTGGGACAAGAGGTTCATGTCATGCCATCTGTCAGTCAGCCACGACTTGGATGGTCAAATGAAACTCCAGCAACCGTTGGAAAAATTTCGAAAATTGACATGGATGGAGCTTTGAAT GTGAAGGTTGACGGCAGGCATAGTTTGTGGAAAGTTTCTCCTGGAGATGCAGAAAGGCTTTCGGGATTTGAAGTTGGTGATTGGGTCCGTTCAAAGCCGAGCCTTGGCACTAGACCAAGTTATGACTGGAACACTATTGGGAAAGAGAGTTTAGCGGTAGTGCATAGTGTTCAGGATACCGGGTATTTGGAATTGGCTTGCTGCTTCCGGAAAGGGAGGTGGATTACCCATTTCTTAGATGTAGAAAAGGTTCCAAGTTATAAAGTTGGGCAACATGTTCGATTTCGAGCTGGAATAATTGAGCCAAGGTGGGGTTGGAGAGGGGTTCAGTCTGATTCGCGGGGCATTGTTACTAGTGTTCATGCTGATGGGGAAGTGAGAGTTGCGTTCTTTGGTTTGCCGGGCATGTGGAGAGGAGATCCTGCAGATATTGAAATAGAGCATATGTTTGAAGTGGGAGAGTGGGTGCAATTGAGGGAAAATGCTAGTAATTGGAAATCTATCGTACCTGGTAGTATTGGTGTGGTACAAGGAATAGGGTATGAAGGAGATGAATGGGATAGAAACACATTTGTTGCATTTTGTGGTGAGCAGGAAAGATGGACGGGCCCTACTTCCCATCTTCAAAGAGTGGAAACACTTATCGTGGGGCACAAGGTGAGAGTTAAGCTCTCGGTGAAGCAGCCGAGATTTGGTTGGTCTGGTCATAGCCATAGAAGCATTGGAACAATAGCTGCTATTGATGCTGATGGAAAGCTGAGAATATACACCCCTGTTGGCTCCAAAACTTGGATGCTAGATCCATCAGAAGTGGAGCTGGTGAAGGAACAGGAACTTTGCATTGGGGACTGGGTTAGGGTTAGGCCATCGGTTTCAATCCCGACTCACCACTGGGGAGAGGTAACTCATTCAAGCATTGGGGTAGTGCATCGAATGGAGAATGGAGACTTATGGGTGGCATTCTGCTTTATGGAAAGGCTATGGCTTTGTAAGGCCTCGGAGATGGAACGAGTTAGGCCATTTAAAATTGGGGACAGCGTGAAGATATGGGAAGGGCTTGTGACCCCAAGATGGGGTTGGGGAATGGAGACTCACGCCAGTAAAGGGCAGGTGGTTGGGGTTGATGCAAATGGAAAACTAAGGATAAAGTTTCAGTGGAGAGAAGGGAGACCATGGATAGGAGATCCTGCTGATGTTATTCTTGATGACAGCTCGTCTGGCACAGCCAATACCTCATGA